The sequence AATCCTAGATGTTTAAATGGGTTcttatttatacaatatatacatgtgtttttcattgctgttagGCCATGTGTTTCTCAAACTCTTTTTAACTGTGATGTCAGCTAAAAGTTTTGTGGTGTAAATGTTTTGGGTTACAGGGCATTTCTAGAGAATCACACCTGTTCAGTAATCAATCAGGTTGTTTACATTCCaactttctattattattaattagtcatttagcaaacacttttatccaaagctacttacagagaccagggggtgaactatgcatcacaactactGCTGCTgaaaagtcacttacaataggacctacGTTTTACTCCTCATCCAAAGGCTTACCATATAAATTAATGTTCCATAAAGTACACAAAAAATGCAATAGCGATATCTTTCCCTCTCGGGTAGCACAAGGCTTTCAGCAAGTCGGACAAGTTTAGACCCACTTTATCAACCAGTGTAACAGAAGATATTTCCTGTACTTTGCGGTTTAGACCTAAATCCATTTTAATCTATAAATTGATGTAATAGTTATATATTATTGCATTGAAATGTGTAACAAATTATCTTAAACCAAATATGGTACATGTGTGAGCAGAAACAAGCATTCGTTTAATAACTGGGGATcacaacaaaatgattatatACATTGAATATTAATGATGACGTAACACAGAATAATGCCTATTGGCGTAATTACTGCGTATACTGAAGAAAATTACACTAATTAAATAGATATGAATAAGCAATATATGAATTGGCCGCACAACAATATGCCTGATGGGGCTTTGTAAACAAGCAAAGTTCCCCCCCTTCAGTGCCGTCTGGCTCAGCCTGCTCCTCACGTTGCTTCTGCTTGAACTTCATGTTACCATAATGCATCACCGCACCAGTGATCTTGTAGATGCCCAATTTTTCGTCATTGTTGAACCCAAGAATGTCAATGGCAGACtggataataaaaacaacattaggCACATATAAAAGGTAATGAAATCATTAAACAAAGCTAATCAATGAAACTTACATCTGTGGCATCCAACTCCTCCTTGTCGTCAATGCTGGCGACGGTGATCTGCCCTTGACTGATCATAGGGTAATCGTAGGGGTTGGTGGTAATGAGAAGCATGTCTGGAAGGAAGACAGCAACAAACAATTATTTCGAGACAGACAGATCAATCAGCCAGTTAACAGAGTGATTTAGTTTCACCTACCAATAAGTTCTGGTTTGTGGTTGGTCATGATCTGATAGAAGATATGGTAGCTCCTTTCTTCTTTCAGCTGAAATGTTACTCTGGATTTTTCCAGCAAGTCTGTGATGAATAAGTACAGTCagcattttaaatgtctaaaaatAAGACACAAATGTAAAGATATgttacagcagaaaaaaaataaacgtacAGGTCTCAATATCAGCGGAAGCCAGTTTTCCCGCGTGTTGCGGTAACCGAAAACGGTGAGTCTGCATAATTGGTTAACGACCCTATCAATTAAAATAACAAGAAACCACGTACAGTCAGCTACTGCACTGTGTATGTACTCCAGAAAATTCCAAGCAGGCGTAAGTACGGAACCAAAAGCATTGCACTTACAAAGCGGGCATTGTCATTTCCTCACAAGATATTGGTGGCGTTACCAAAGCTCCACAGAGTTTAGCGAAATGATCATGGATCCTCCATGGTTTCACCTAGATAAGACACGAATCCTAAGAGTTATTATGGAACTGGACCCCGGTGAATGTTCCGTACTATTTGATGGTCTTGACAGAAGTGTTTCAACCGTGGACTTTTCCAGGGGCTGGCTTCTGTCTTCGTCTCACCAGCCCCTGCGGATTGGCAGCAAATGTACTGATGAACGGGGGACGTGGTTGTTCACAGTCTAATTTCCTGCACCAATTCTGCCACTGAATGCAAGTAGAAACCCAGGTTAAAGCTGCTTATCATTACTGAGAGaggttttatgttttaataatgcaGTGTAATTATACTCCATACTTACGTGAGTCAGACTGACCTGGTTGTTTCCACCGACTGTTAAATGTGGACTTAAGTTTACGAATTACGATATAAGATGTCATCTGAAATTATTATGTAGGTTTCACGTACAGGAAGAGTATCAGATCCATGTGGGGTCTCCAGAAGTATCATTACTACCTTAGTATAGTTCTTCCCCTGTCCACTGATGTTGCAGTTATAGACGGCAATCTTTTTCATAACTTTCCATTTATGTATACATATCCAAACATTAGCTTCC comes from Polyodon spathula isolate WHYD16114869_AA unplaced genomic scaffold, ASM1765450v1 scaffolds_3517, whole genome shotgun sequence and encodes:
- the LOC121312080 gene encoding myosin-3-like, whose translation is MEIYGAAAIYLRKPERERIEAQSKPFDAKTACYVADAKEMYLKGVIQSKEGGKVTVKTLEGQTHRFRLPQHAGKLASADIETYLLEKSRVTFQLKEERSYHIFYQIMTNHKPELIDMLLITTNPYDYPMISQGQITVASIDDKEELDATDSAIDILGFNNDEKLGIYKITGAVMHYGNMKFKQKQREEQAEPDGTEGGELCLFTKPHQ